A window from Megalobrama amblycephala isolate DHTTF-2021 linkage group LG9, ASM1881202v1, whole genome shotgun sequence encodes these proteins:
- the tmem200b gene encoding transmembrane protein 200A, with protein MRTQKSHGRTSGTPSRQRLPRFSLHSRRKKECVIQGKLRIRSMPGAFLVLGVVVVVVGTALAVAGYWPYRARSSVDTEEGSSGTASGWGLGSKGLFSAASLVHSERMKLLGPVIMGVGLFILICANTVLYENRDRETQMLLAQMRSVICSVSAAMPSADLLQVNSLARHYQWVSSLPAAHLNILCLHEMSSSEPLLRVKSMDEEDSIQQQDTVHTEVLHHQDSSSSPSIHSSNSCNNSKEMFCTEVQGATSALDLRQESYFGLSNCMTASSMSTLGGEDCEIFSIPPRRSYSMSHRTKPHILPRDLVHLEDKSVSSMGHHRLLPRQSSSEVCVNMVGVGITTLDLIPVEEQRHRSWPRLDLGSARRYLKLENKEDSVDKLLDQLEQQCLQMNKSYGSGPFQ; from the coding sequence ATGAGGACTCAGAAGTCCCACGGCCGGACGTCAGGCACACCTTCCCGCCAACGCCTGCCACGTTTCAGTCTTCATTCCAGGAGAAAGAAGGAATGTGTAATCCAGGGAAAGCTGCGTATCCGTTCCATGCCGGGTGCCTTTCTGGTGCTCGGGGTGGTGGTGGTTGTTGTTGGTACTGCACTTGCTGTGGCAGGCTACTGGCCATACAGGGCTCGATCATCAGTGGACACAGAGGAAGGATCCTCTGGAACTGCATCAGGATGGGGATTAGGGTCCAAAGGACTGTTTTCTGCAGCAAGTCTGGTTCATAGCGAAAGGATGAAACTTCTAGGACCTGTCATAATGGGAGTGGGACTTTTCATACTTATTTGTGCCAATACGGTACTCTATGAGAACCGGGACAGGGAAACTCAAATGCTTCTGGCTCAGATGCGGAGCGTCATTTGCTCTGTTTCTGCAGCCATGCCTTCGGCTGACCTCTTGCAGGTGAACTCTCTTGCCAGGCACTACCAATGGGTCAGCAGTTTACCTGCAGCCCACCTGAACATCCTCTGCCTGCATGAAATGTCCAGTTCGGAGCCTCTACTCCGAGTGAAGAGCATGGATGAGGAGGACAGCATTCAGCAGCAAGACACAGTGCACACTGAGGTTCTTCATCATCAGGACTCTTCCTCTTCCCCCTCTATTCACTCCTCCAACTCTTGCAACAACAGCAAAGAGATGTTTTGCACAGAGGTACAGGGGGCCACCTCTGCACTGGATCTGCGGCAAGAAAGTTACTTTGGTCTCAGCAACTGTATGACTGCATCCTCTATGTCCACACTAGGTGGGGAGGACTGTGAGATCTTCTCCATCCCACCCAGACGCTCCTACAGCATGAGCCACAGGACTAAACCACATATACTGCCCAGGGATCTGGTTCATCTAGAGGACAAGTCTGTGTCATCTATGGGTCACCATAGACTGCTTCCAAGACAATCCAGCTCAGAGGTGTGCGTGAACATGGTTGGAGTTGGCATTACAACCCTTGACCTTATACCTGTGGAAGAGCAGAGGCACCGCAGCTGGCCTCGGCTAGACCTCGGAAGCGCCAGGAGGTATCTCAAGCTGGAAAACAAAGAGGACTCTGTGGACAAGTTACTGGATCAGCTTGAGCAGCAATGCTTACAAATGAACAAAAGCTATGGCTCAGGTCCCTTCCAATGA